One genomic window of Cololabis saira isolate AMF1-May2022 chromosome 3, fColSai1.1, whole genome shotgun sequence includes the following:
- the LOC133440721 gene encoding zinc finger protein 501-like, translated as MDSAPTLCLLQFSNAKKSLASFTEARYLLPPSLVVILSIAGAVVLKDRHRVPLVNRQQDLSLFLSLQKRKGKEKPTGYPCDQCEKVLTTSSSLKSHKRIHTGEKPYKCDQCGAAFTKSGHLRGHQRIHTGKKPYKCDQCGAAFTESGTLRSHQRIHTGEKPYRCDQCGAAFSTSGTLRNHQRIHTGEKPYKCDQCGAAFTKLGTLRSHQRVHSGEKPYRCDQCGAAFTESGHLRSHQRIHSGEKPYRCDQCGAAFTESGALRSHQRVHTGEKPYRCDQCGVAFTTSGHLRRHQRVHTGEKLYRCDQCGAAFIESGALTRHQRVHSGEKPYRCDQCGAAFTTSGNLRSHQRIHTGDKPYRCDQCGAAFTASGNLRRHQRVHSGEKLYRCDQCGAAFTQLGNLRSHQRVHSGEKPYRCDQCGAAFTESGHLRSHQLVHSGEKPYRCDQCGAAFTQSGALKNHQRVHTGEKPYRCDQCGAAFTQSGALTKHQRVHNGEKPYM; from the exons ATGGATTCGGCTCCTACATTATGTTTGCTTCAGTTTAGTAACGCCAAAAAGTCCTTGGCATCCTTCACCGAAGCAAGGTATTTGCTCCCACCGTCTTTGGTCGTGATTCTCAGCATCGCTGG GGCAGTAGTCCTCAAAGATCGCCACCGGGTTCCCCTG GTCAACCGACAACAGGATCtaagtctctttctttctttacagaAACGTAAAGGCAAAGAGAAGCCCACAGGTTAcccctgtgatcagtgtgagaaagtcctcaccacttcatcatCCTTGAAGAGCCATAAGaggattcacactggagagaagccgtacaaatgtgatcagtgtggggcagcttttactaaATCGGGTCATTTAAGaggtcaccaacgtattcacactggaaagaagccgtacaaatgtgatcaatgtggggcagcttttactgaatCAGGTACTTTAagaagtcaccaacgtattcacactggagagaagccatacagatgtgatcagtgtggggcagcttttagcACATCAGGTACTTTAAGaaatcaccaacgtattcacactggagagaagccgtacaaatgtgatcagtgtggggcagcttttactaaATTGGGTACTTTAAGAagtcaccaacgtgttcacagtggagagaagccgtacagatgtgatcagtgtggggcagcttttactgaatCGGGTCATTTAAGAAgtcaccaacgcattcacagtggagagaagccttacagatgtgatcagtgtggggcagcttttactgaatCGGGTGCTTTAAGAagtcaccaacgtgttcacactggagagaagccgtacagatgtgatcagtgtggggtagcttttaccacatcaggtcaTTTAAGAcgtcaccaacgtgttcacactggagagaagctgtacagatgtgatcagtgtggggcagcttttattGAATCGGGTGCTTTAACGAggcaccaacgtgttcacagtggagagaagccgtacagatgtgatcagtgtggggcagcttttaccacatcaggtaatttaagaagtcaccaacgtattcacactggagacaagccgtacagatgtgatcagtgtggggcagcttttactgcaTCGGGTAACTTAAGAcgtcaccaacgtgttcacagtGGAGAGAAGctgtacagatgtgatcagtgtggggcagcttttactcaatTGGGTAATTTAAGAagtcaccaacgtgttcacagtggggagaagccgtacagatgtgatcagtgtggggcagcttttactgaatCGGGTCATTTAAGAAGTCACCAACTTGTTCACAGTGGGGAGAAGCcgtacaggtgtgatcagtgtggggcagcttttactcaatCAGGGGCTTTAAAGAatcaccaacgtgttcacactggagagaagccatacagatgtgatcagtgtggggcagcttttactcaatCAGGTGCTTTAACGAagcaccaacgtgttcacaacggagagaagccgtacatgtga